Proteins encoded together in one Theileria parva strain Muguga chromosome 3 map unlocalized ctg_530, whole genome shotgun sequence window:
- a CDS encoding TCP-1/cpn60 chaperonin family protein, protein MLCRMNLFIFFYFLNFIYSIHALGVFYKRSEILIPKISNFSFTPFKLFLNNNNKGFSFINKIPNHFSNTSRLVDLNNSFNSSEALTYGKNKNVCSKAKEIVLSDDCRNSLLNGILKVADTVRVTLGPRGRNILLEKEFGSPIIVNDGVTIARNIELSDRKMNAGAKLIQEIASSSDDRAGDGTTSTAILAAEIASKGVQYVNEGHNSIPLQKGIQKAGKLIIEEIKQLSKPVAGYNDLLNVGTVATSGNVVMGQVIAKAFDKLGGNAAVVLEDNPALEDELDFTEGYTFDRGFANPYFLLGEEKESIEWSNPHILVYDGKIENAQSVLNILEFAAKNKVNLLIIAEDYGTDAMQTFIINKMRGMLKIAAVKSPSFGERRKDYLQDIAVATGATFVSSDVGVDLNDITPEMLGHAKNVVIKKDRTSIVTNPEVLPQIKNRINSLIREKEMCTSSYDKTKLSERIAALSGGIARIRIGAATETELKEKRLRYEDAINAVRAAMETGYVPGGGVTYLQMQNPEFTRKLMEYIKNTVDKELSELTPLDTSTDAGATPVPSEFDKLDSQEEMESEIELQQAGAKIVLDSMSIITKQIANNAGVDGEKVVERILKSGKPFGYGWNAKTNSYGDMIKQGVIDPSKVVMSAVEHSTSVAGLLLTTEGMMVEKEENKPKEEEMPANNF, encoded by the exons aTGTTGTGTAGGATgaatttgtttatattcttttattttctgaattttatttattccaTCCACGCCCTTGGTGTTTTCTACAAACGCTCcgaaattttaatacctAAAATTTCCAACTTTTCCTTCACACCCTTTAAACTTTTCCTCAATAACAATAACAAAGGCTTCTCAttcattaataaaattccCAACCACTTCTCCAACACCTCTAGATTAGTCGACTTAAATAACTCATTCAACTCTTCCGAGGCACTAACCTATGGAAAGAATAAGAATGTGTGTTCAAAGGCCAAGGAGATAGTATTGAGTGATGATTGCCGTAATAGTTTATTGAATGGCATTCTTAAGGTCGCAGACACTGTGCGTGTGACTTTGGGTCCAAGGGGGAGAAACATACTACTGGAAAAGGAATTTGGTTCCCCTATAATAGTCAATGACGGTGTCACAATTGCTCGTAATATTGAGTTAAGTGACCGTAAGATGAACGCGGGAGCGAAGTTGATCCAAGAGATTGCGAGTAGTTCTGATGACAGGGCCGGTGACGGGACAACTTCCACTGCTATTTTAGCGGCTGAAATCGCCTCCAAGGGTGTACAGTACGTAAACGAGGGTCACAACTCAATCCCTCTCCAAAAGGGTATTCAGAAGGCTGGAAAACTCATCATTGAGGAGATTAAGCAGCTTAGTAAGCCTGTGGCTGGTTATAATGACCTCCTAAACGTTGGTACAGTTGCAACAAGTGGCAACGTTGTCATGGGCCAAGTCATAGCCAAGGCTTTTGACAAACTCGGTGGTAACGCTGCTGTAGTTTTAGAAGATAATCCTGCACTTGAAGATGAATTAGACTTCACTGAAGGTTATACCTTCGATCGTGGTTTCGCTAATCCATACTTTTTGCTAG GAGAGGAGAAGGAGAGTATAGAATGGAGTAATCCTCATATCTTAGTGTATGACGGCAAGATTGAGAATGCGCAGAGCGTGTTAAACATCTTGGAATTCGCCGCTAAGAATAAAGTCAACCTCTTAATCATCGCTGAAGATTATGGCACTGATGCCATGCAAACCTTCATCATCAATAAAATGCGTGGAATGCTCAAAATT GCGGCTGTGAAATCACCAAGTTTTGGTGAGAGGAGGAAGGATTACTTGCAGGACATTGCAGTTGCCACTGGTGCAACTTTTGTGTCAAGCGATGTCGGGGTTGATTTGAATGACATAACTCCAGAAATGCTTGGACACGCTAAGAATGTTGTTATTAAGAAGGACAGGACCTCAATTGTTACCAATCCTGAAGTTTTGCCTCAAATTAAGAACAG AATAAACAGCTTAATCCGTGAGAAGGAGATGTGTACAAGTAGCTATGACAAGACTAAGCTGTCTGAGAGGATAGCAGCTTTGAGTGGTGGCATTGCTCGAATTAGGATCGGAGCAGCCACTGAGACTGAGTTGAAGGAGAAGCGTCTGAGATATGAAGACGCAATCAACGCAGTCAGAGCTGCAATGGAAACAGGTTACGTACCAGGAGGAGGAGTTACGTACTTACAAATGCAAAATCCAGAGTTTACCAGAAAACTTATGGagtatattaaaaacaCCGTTGATAAGGAGCTGAGCGAACTAACCCCTCTTGATACTTCCACTGATGCTGGAGCCACTCCTGTTCCATCCG AATTTGACAAATTGGATAGTCAAGAAGAGATGGAAAGTGAGATAGAGTTACAGCAAGCTGGAGCCAAGATTGTCTTGGATTCAATGTCAATTATTACCAAACAAATTGCCAACAATGCAG gagTGGATGGTGAGAAGGTCGTAGAGCGTATATTGAAGAGTGGAAAGCCGTTTGGCTATGGATGGAACGCTAAGACTAATTCGTACGGGGACATGATAAAACAGGGTGTTATTGATCCAAGCAAGGTGGTGATGTCAGCAGTAGAGCACAGCACTTCAGTGGCAGGACTACTGCTAACCACAGAGGGAATGATGGTTGAAAAAGAGGAAAACAAACCCAAGGAAGAGGAAATGCCGGcgaataatttttaa
- a CDS encoding T-complex protein 1 subunit eta, whose amino-acid sequence MSHLMNLPILVLKEGTDTSQGQAQIISNINACQAIVDCVKTTLGPRGMDKLIHTERDVTITNDGATVLKLLDITHPAASVLVDIAKSQDDEVGDGTTSVTVLAGELLNEAKAFILDGISPQVIIKYYREACQVALNLIDKVAIHLSNKSSTDKKELLIKCAETTFNSKLLSGYKTFFAKMVVEAVATLDEDLDEDMIGVKKVTGGSCEDSLLVKGVAFKKTFSYAGAEQQPKKFVNPKILLLNLELELKSEKENAEIVINNPQEYQKIIDAEYRIIFEKLENAVKLGANVVLSKLPIGDLATQYFADKNVFCAGRVDENDLIRTSKATGASIQTTLNNLSVDVLGTCGVFEEVQIGSERYNMFTDCKSAKTCTIVLRGGGQQFIDESERSLHDAIMIVRRATKCNTILPGAGAIEMLLSTYLLHYSLNTINPTDSVNHVNCVNSVNHVNGVTGVNKSLVGKRHIIMNGFAKALECIPRNLATNSGYNSNDLLSILRNKYNQLEIVNGEIKVNNEESWYGIDCYKGSVCNAYKACIWEPSLVKKNSIYSATEAACLVLSVDETVKNQSRQQLQSALPQPK is encoded by the exons atgagtcATTTAATGAACCTACCAATCCTTGTATTGAAGGAAGGCACTGATACATCCCAAGGCCAAGCTCAAATCATTAGTAATATCAACGCCTGTCAAGCTATTGTCGATTGTGTTAAAACTACTCTAG GTCCTAGAGGAATGGACAAGTTGATACATACGGAGAGAGATGTGACGATAACCAATGACGGTGCTACTGTTTTGAAATTACTTGATATTACTCATCCTGCCGCTTCTGTTCTTGTTGATATCGCTAAATCACAAGATGATGAAGTCGGTGATGGGACTACTTCCGTTACTGTTCTAGCAG gTGAGTTATTGAATGAAGCTAAGGCGTTTATATTGGATGGGATAAGTCCTCAGGTTATCATAAAATACTATCGTGAAGCCTGTCAAGTTGCTTTAAATCTCATTGATAAAGTTGCCATTCATCTCTCCAACAAATCCTCAAC tGATAAGAAAGAACTACTGATAAAATGTGCTGAAACTACTTTTAATTCAAAGTTATTGTCTGGTTATAAAACCTTTTTTGCCAAGATGGTTGTGGAGGCAGTGGCTACTTTGGATGAGGACTTGGATGAGGATATGATTGGTGTTAAAAAAGTCACTGGTGGTTCCTGTGAGGACTCACTCCTAGTCAAGGGTGTAGCATTCAAGAAAACTTTCAGCTACGCTGGGGCTGAACAACAGCCAAAGAAATTCGTCAATCCAAagattttattacttaatttGGAATTGGAACTCAAATCCGAAAAAGAAAACGCAGAAATTGTTATCAATAATCCACAA GAATATCAGAAGATAATAGATGCCGAGTATAGGATAATATTTGAGAAGCTTGAGAATGCAGTGAAACTCGGTGCTAATGTAGTTTTATCTAAATTGCCAATTGGTGATTTAGCAACACAATACTTTGCAG ataaaaatgtattttgTGCCGGCCGGGTTGATGAAAATGATCTTATAAGAACGAGTAAAGCTACTGGTGCTTCTATTCAAACCACTCTCAATAACCTTTCAGTTGACGTCTTAG GAACTTGTGGTGTGTTTGAGGAAGTGCAAATTGGGTCTGAACGTTACAATATGTTCACAGATTGCAAGAGTGCAAAAACCTGTACAATTGTGTTGAGAGGTGGAGGTCAGCAGTTCATTGATGAATCTGAACGTTCACTCCATGACGCGATTATGATTGTCAGAAGAGCAACTAAATGTAATACTATCCTTCCCGGAGCTGGTGCCATTGAGATGTTGCTCTCAACTTATCTCCTCCACTATTCTCTCAACACTATTAATCCCACAGACTCTGTCAACCATGTTAACTGCGTTAACTCCGTAAATCATGTTAATGGAGTTACTGGGGTGAATAAGAGTCTGGTGGGTAAGAGGCACATAATAATGAACGGGTTTGCAAAGGCATTGGAGTGTATTCCAAGGAATTTAGCCACTAATTCCGGCTACAATTCAAATGATTTATTATCGATACTAAGAAATAAATACAATCAATTGGAAATAGTCAATGGAG AGATAAAGGTGAATAATGAGGAGAGTTGGTATGGAATAGATTGTTACAAGGGAAGTGTATGTAACGCATACAAGGCTTGTATTTGGGAGCCGAGTTTGGTGAAAAAAAACTCAATTTACTCAGCTACTGAAGCAGCTTGCCTTGTTCTCTCAGTTGATGAAACTGTCAAAAACCAATCCAGACAACAGTTACAAAGCGCACTACCACAACCCAAATAA
- the sf3b1 gene encoding Splicing factor 3B subunit 1 family protein — MSESDSDEETTESRVTKGKSIYEREDDYRRQRLRQRLSPERYDPFSGKTPLPEERTFADVMKETEISRQRNEISKHISKHGMTKEVEEAIEETRRSKRRTQRDRWDTDDVGEAQTPAFDGTMDGATPFDGSFDMLEKKKVSRWDKTPMMEQQTPMAHTGMYGMATPMTPQIVVPESMLKFNITTSYEDRNRYLTDEELDELLPIEGYEIVLPPPDYQPYRKPSSYTYGTVTPHFTIPEDVRKPYDIPGTPSILQDVEIKAEDQHFFSKLFDDSTEDDLTSDEITERRILALLLKVKNGTPPHRRQALRLLASKAKEFGPGPLFNQILPLMMQSTLQDQERHLMVKVIDRILFKLRDSVRPYVHKILVVIEPLLIDEDYYARVEGREIISNLSKAAGLATMIGVMRPDIDHPDEYVRNTTARAFAVVASSMGVSSLILFLKAVCQSKKSWQARHTGIKIIQQISLLIGCGVLPYLKQLIDIIKHGLNDEHQKVRTITALALAALAESSAPYGIEAFDPVLRPLWKGITEYKGKNLASFLKAIGNIIPLMDPYYANYYTREVMLILINEFNTPDEEMKAIVLKVVRQCVSTEGVTAEYIKSDLLGPFFSKFWIVRNSLDKKNSDLLIETTVEIAQKVGTSAILEKLVEDLKDPSEPFRRMVAQCIEAILITNIRTTGNSVISSDILEISTRLEELLIDGMLYAFQEQVNEDSGVLLDSFGTLIHVLGARVKPYLPQITGLIRWRLGTQSARTRQQAADLISKMAPVMKVCDELQMLNHLSLYLYEYLGEEYPEVLGSILCALKSIVNVVGTTEITPPIKDLLPRLTPILKNRHEKVQENVIELIGRIADRGGDLVSPKEWDRICFDLIDLLRANKKSIRRATVNTFGYIARCIGPHDVLSTLLNHLKVQERQLRICTTIAIAIVAETCLPYSVLPAMMNEYKIPDQNIQTGILKSLCFMFEYIGEMSKDYIYSIVPLLEDALMCRDLVHRQTAAWTCKYLALGVFGLNCEDALIHLLNYVWPNIFETSPHLTQSVFDALDGFRVSLGPSVIFYYTIQGLFHPARRVREAYWRVYNNLYLGHQDALVPLYPLITEGVENKHQANELLYMI, encoded by the exons ATGTCTGAGAGTGATTCTGACGAAGAAACCACCGAATCCCGTGTCACTAAGGGTAAGAGTATATATGAGAGGGAGGATGATTATAGAAGACAACGATTAAGGCAGAGGTTATCCCCCGAGAGGTATGATCCTTTTTCTGGGAAGACTCCTCTTCCTGAGGAGCGTACGTTCGCCGACGTGATGAAGGAAACTGAGATTTCACGACAGAGAAATGAAATTAGTAAACACATTAGTAAACATGGGATGACTAAAGAAGTTGAAGAGGCTATTGAAGAAACTAGAAGATCTAAAAGGAGAACACAAAGAGATCGATGGGATACAGACGATGTTGGAG AAGCTCAAACACCGGCATTTGATGGTACAATGGATGGTGCCACACCGTTTGATGGTTCATTTGACATGTTGGAGAAAAAGAAAGTGAGTAGATGGGATAAAACACCGATGATGGAGCAACAGACTCCAATGGCTCATACAGGAATGTACGGAATGGCAACACCAATGACACCGCAAATTGTAGTACCAGAGAGCATGCTGaagtttaatattacaaCCAGTTATGAGGATAGGAATAGGTATTTAACAGATGAGGAGTTGGATGAATTGTTACCAATTGAGGGGTATGAGATAGTGTTGCCTCCACCAGACTATCAGCCGTATAGAAAACCAAGTTCATACACTTATGGCACTGTTACACCACACTTTACAATCCCAGAAGATGTGAGAAAACCGTATGATATTCCAGGTACTCCGAGCATTTTACAGGACGTCGAAATTAAAGCTGAAGACCAGCATTTCTTCAGTAAATTATTCGATGACTCAACTGAAGATGATTTGACATCAGATGAAATTACTGAGCGTAGGATTTTAGCCTTGTTGTTGAAGGTTAAGAATGGTACGCCACCGCACCGAAGACAAGCATTAAGATTACTGGCGAGTAAGGCTAAGGAATTTGGCCCAGGACCACTTTTTAATCAGATTTTACCCCTGATGATGCAGTCCACATTACAGGACCAGGAACGTCATTTAATGGTTAAGGTAATTGATAgaatattgtttaaattgaGAGATTCGGTACGTCCATATGTGCATAAGATTTTGGTGGTAATTGAGCCCCTGTTGATTGATGAAGATTATTATGCCAGAGTTGAGGGTAGAGAAAtcatatcaaatttaagtaAAGCTGCTGGATTGGCAACTATGATTGGTGTTATGAGACCTGATATTGATCACCCAGATGAATATGTTAGGAACACTACTGCCAGAGCTTTTGCAGTTGTTGCATCTTCAATGGGCGTTTCTTctctaattttatttttaaaagcTGTTTGTCAATCGAAAAAATCTTGGCAAGCTAGACATACAG GAATAAAGATAATACAGCAAATAAGTTTATTAATTGGATGTGGAGTATTACCATATTTGAAGCAGTTGATAGATATAATAAAGCACGGATTGAACGATGAGCATCAGAAGGTGAGGACAATCACAGCATTGGCTCTGGCTGCCCTTGCTGAGTCCTCAGCTCCATACGGTATTGAAGCTTTTGATCCAGTTTTGAGACCGCTTTGGAAGGGAATTACTGAATATAAAGGAAAAAATCTCGCTTCATTTCTCAAAGCTATTG GAAATATAATACCGTTGATGGACCCTTACTATgcaaattattatactagaGAAGTTATGCTAATATTGATAAACGAGTTTAACACGCCAGACGAGGAGATGAAGGCGATAGTGCTGAAGGTGGTTCGCCAGTGTGTGTCAACTGAAGGTGTTACAGcagaatatattaaatctGACCTTTTGGGTCCTTTTTTCTCGAAGTTTTGGATAGTGAGGAATTCACTTGATAAGAAGAATTCTGACTTATTAATTGAGACTACAGTAGAGATAGCTCAGAAAGTCGGCACTTCAGCAATTTTGGAGAAGCTGGTAGAAGATTTGAAGGATCCCTCAGAACCATTCAGACGCATGGTGGCACAGTGTATTGAAGCCATTTTAATCACAAATATAAGAACTACTGGGAACTCAGTGATCAGTTCAGATATTTTGGAAATCAGCACACGACTTGAAGAATTGTTAATTGATGGAATGTTATATGCATTTCAGGAACAAGTAAATGAGGATTCTGGTGTTTTGTTAGATTCATTTGGAACATTAATTCACGTGCTAGGAGCCAGAGTTAAGCCTTATTTACCCCAGATTACAGGTCTGATAAGGTGGAGATTGGGTACTCAGTCCGCTAGAACAAGACAACAAGCTGCTGATTTAATATCGAAAATGGCGCCAGTCATGAAAGTTTGCGATGAATTACAAATGTTAAATCATTTGTCATTATATTTGTACGAATATCTGG GTGAGGAGTATCCAGAAGTACTGGGAAGCATATTATGTGCATTGAAGAGTATTGTGAATGTGGTTGGAACAACAGAAATAACTCCACCTATTAAAGATCTGCTGCCTCGTTTGACGCCGATTCTGAAGAATAGACATGAAAAGGTGCAAGAGAATGTGATTGAGTTGATTGGGAGAATAGCAGATCGAGGTGGCGATTTGGTGTCACCCAAGGAATGGGATAGGATATGCTTTGACCTGATTGACCTTTTAAGGGCAAACAAGAAGAGCATTCGTCGTGCAACTGTGAACACATTTGGCTACATTGCACGATGTATTGGACCACATGACGTTTTATCAACTCTGTTAAACCATTTAAAAGTCCAGGAAAGACAATTGAGAATTTGCACTACCATCGCAATTGCAATTGTTGCCGAAACCTGTTTACCATATTCCGTCCTACCTGCCATGATgaatgaatataaaattccagaccaaaatatacaaactggaattttaaaatcattgtGCTTCATGTTTGAATATATAG gagAGATGTCGAAAGATTATATATACAGTATTGTGCCATTATTGGAAGATGCATTGATGTGCCGTGATTTGGTACACCGTCAAACTGCCGCTTGGACTTGTAAATATTTGGCCTTGGGTGTGTTTGGTCTCAATTGTGAAGATGCACTTATACATctgttaaattatgtgtGGCCTAACATATTTGAGACAAGTCCTCATCTTACACAGTCTGTGTTTGATGCTCTTGATGGGTTTAGAGTTTCA